DNA from Daucus carota subsp. sativus chromosome 1, DH1 v3.0, whole genome shotgun sequence:
TATAATTTTGTTGGTGCACTTAATAGTTAGGAGTTACCCTTATATATGTGAACAAAATTTCCCACCTGTTTTGATATGTGACTGTGGCGTTACAATTACCTTTTAGTTATCCAAATCCTTTGAATCatgaacataatatttttatattaacagGGATAACTGTATTTCTTTGCGGGCTGGCAATCGCAGCTCTTGGATCTCGTTGCAATGCTCCAACCGTAATTATGGCTAATTGTATTGCTACTCCAATTGAGCTGAGGTAAACATATGCTattaacacttttttttttttactccgGACTTGGTGATATTATTATGGGGAAACTTCACAATTTATTGTTCATGACTATTTTTTTACTTAGCTATTATGACATGGCTAATTAAACGAGGGAGGGGCAAACAAATAAcactattattttaaaatcttgcTTAATTGTAGGATAATATTTTTGctaatatatattgtaaatctGCATTGTAAAAgagtaaaaaatatttagaatcaGGGATGATGAACGATCTTTGTACTTTCCAATCTGATTTGAAATTTTCATTGAGATGTGCAATTACTGTTTTTTCCATCGTGTAATTATTAATTGTAAAGAAAtgtgtctgtatattatttttcattggTATTATGTACATTGTGTTATATTTGACCACAGAAGACTAGAAATGGGCATGATAACACGCTGAGGATACCCTCGTAACCCATTGTGTAAATACCATTTGTAAAGAAATAcatctgtatattatttttgtattggTTTTGTGCGTAATGCACTACATACAATATCAATTGTAAAGAAATAcgtttgtaatattatattcattggTTTTGTGCACAAGGCACTACATACagtatgttatattgattttagAAGACTAAAAGTGGACATGATCTATATGTCACAGACATGCGAGCGTAGGACCCTTCTAACCAACACAAGTGTACATGATTGTGGTTGTGGGAATTAAGTCGTGCTTTCACCTATCATTTGACGCATCCAGATTATATTGGGATTGATTTTTACAACCAGCAAGCCTGTAGGGCAATTACCTTTTTCACCAAGTTTATTGTAATAAATCCTCACTTAATTACAATCAGTATTTTCCTCTTCTGTATTAACTCCAGATGTCCTATGTTCTTTTAATAAACCTCAGTGAAATGCATAAAACCTACTTTTCATTAttgttgtatatataatttaagtcATTTTAAACTGCATTGCAGTGTCTATACTCCAGTTGTTATAGGAATAAGCCTGTATGGCACTTTGACACCTTAAAGTTCTCTCATCTCAGTCTGTATGATAAACTCTAGAAAGCAGTTGTGGTTTTGACACTTCTATTATTTTGATGCTGATTGCTGCATGCCTAGAGTATCCTACATATGACTTTTCTAATATCTGTTTGTATTTAATTTAGTTTGATAATACCTTTCCTGCGCCTTGGCGAGTTTCTTACTGGCGGTGAtcatttccctttgacatctgaTGCTTTCAAGATGGTTATAAGCGGACAAGCTTCACAAGAGATCCTTCAAAGCATCTTCCGTGCGGTAAGTAACCTATTTGTTTATGTTCCTACTGCTTTGACACTTTCTTGCTCATCCAGTTTTGAGTTCTATATAGGTTCAGAATCCAGGTTAACGTTAtagcatttgaattttaaaataaaacatctGAAATGCTTTTTCTTTCTAATCAAGGACTCTGTTCCTTGGGAAAAATTGAATTCTGAGCACATGGATCAGATAGTCCGATACAGTGTTCCCGGAAACTGCATCACAGAAACTTACCTTATTTTGGTTACTATTAGGTGCTCTGACAAGTGGCAATCACTCTCTGTCATCTAATTTATGCATGAAAATAGTTTTATTGAATATTGAAAAGGTCTGTACATTTCTAGCAAAAGAGTAATACACCATGTACTGCTGTACTGGACCGTAGAATTCCAAATTATATTAGAGATACACTAGTGCACTACTGAAGCTTATGACCATTTGCTCTGTGTATTACCATGGTGGGTGACGGTGCAGTCCACCTTAGTGACAATGGCCATCTCATTAGACTTGTTGGATACTATGTGATGTTTTGATGCCTCCTCAATATGTGTTGGTGCTTTTTCTTCTCTAAACTTTCCTGTAAGTTGCCTGTTATTCAGGTTTGAAGCTTTTTAATGACCACAAAACACATTGCCGGAATAACGGTTATAGATCACAATGATGAGCGGACGTGTCCTTTCAATTTGTTGTATATTCTGATActattgtttttttgttttgtccAGTGTATTGGTAGACTTTGTAAACCCGACAATGAATTACCTTTACCATTACTATTGTTGTTTTCTTATGTTCATTTTTTCTTGATATTATTAAAGCATCATTATTGACCCGACTTTGCAGATGTTGGGGTGGCTTGTTGCTGCACCTATCATCCTGGCGGCCCTCCATTTATTGTTTTTGCCCTGTTTTACTATCCTGGTTCGCAGGTACAGCAGTGGCCCACCAAGCCCAAGGACACCCCTCCTATCTCTCGCAGATGTTAATCTCAAGGTACGGGATGTATGATAAGCATCATAGCTCATCCCGATAATTAACTTGATTGATAAGGAAGACATTAATGCCCAGTACCCTCcctgtatataaatttgtagttTGTGTACAAGATTCAAGCTCTATAAGCATGTAATATTGTTGTTAGCAAAGTGTAACAAGTAGAAGCATCGACATGGGATGTGCTTCTTGCCAATAGATATGAAAAGGATATTTGTAAAAAGCAGCAGGTTGATAGGATGATTTATGAGCTACAAGTAATCCAACCATTAGACTGCTGATCAAACAGCCATGGGAGACTAAGCCCCTTAACTGTGTAAGCAGTTGTTCCAATGATATCTGCAGGTCCAGCACTTGAGTTATGCTGTAGTTCCAATGATGTTTGGATTCTTGTTTTGCTGATA
Protein-coding regions in this window:
- the LOC108208378 gene encoding uncharacterized protein LOC108208378 isoform X1; the protein is MWDSVRRIGSGTGSWLQEKFFDPLLVVLQRGAEPSQLAFSAAVGITFGVFPICGITVFLCGLAIAALGSRCNAPTVIMANCIATPIELSLIIPFLRLGEFLTGGDHFPLTSDAFKMVISGQASQEILQSIFRAMLGWLVAAPIILAALHLLFLPCFTILVRRYSSGPPSPRTPLLSLADVNLKVRDV
- the LOC108208378 gene encoding uncharacterized protein LOC108208378 isoform X2 → MWDSVRRIGSGTGSWLQEKFFDPLLVVLQRGAEPSQLAFSAAVGITFGVFPICGITVFLCGLAIAALGSRCNAPTVIMANCIATPIELSLIIPFLRLGEFLTGGDHFPLTSDAFKMVISGQASQEILQSIFRAVQQWPTKPKDTPPISRRC